A region from the Tigriopus californicus strain San Diego chromosome 9, Tcal_SD_v2.1, whole genome shotgun sequence genome encodes:
- the LOC131886383 gene encoding protein lin-11-like: protein MDCFKCGGSIQDDFVYRVQGYPHHKGCLQCCECHASLEKTCFFSQDNQLFYCQQHFYLQHGPQCPTCKLQIQWDESAIRLEDAFFHSNCLKCSTCQVLVGRGDKIGFNAEGHLVCAQHHQVTAGQDEQPSSSISEEDSDKLSVSDMDKEAAHDSPKSNEDDSDSERAKSDDGKDGKRRGPRTTIKAKQLEVLKNVFAQTPKPTRHMREQLAKETGLPMRVIQVWFQNKRSKEKRMHQMRFLPRGPFLPPNGRRFAPGFCLPPNAVVFDNYNPSCGGQYPPRSDFNNQTYHAVHMNQDFGHTGMDTHLQLVSNSNPYPSPPPQAHDFPSPGHQMQLNEESTFISEMGYPSPPLIQEDAYQPPQISVL from the coding sequence ATGGATTGCTTCAAGTGTGGCGGAAGCATCCAAGACGACTTTGTCTACCGAGTCCAAGGTTATCCTCATCACAAAGGCTGTCTCCAATGCTGCGAGTGTCACGCCTCGTTGGAAAAGACTTGCTTCTTTTCCCAGGACAATCAGCTTTTCTACTGTCAACAGCACTTCTACCTACAACACGGACCACAATGCCCCACATGTAAGCTCCAAATTCAATGGGATGAATCGGCAATTCGACTCGAGGATGCCTTCTTCCATTCCAATTGTCTCAAATGCTCGACGTGTCAGGTCTTGGTGGGAAGAGGGGACAAGATCGGATTCAACGCTGAGGGTCATCTTGTGTGTGCTCAACATCACCAGGTGACAGCGGGACAAGACGAACAGCCGTCATCCAGCATCTCGGAAGAGGACTCAGACAAGCTCAGTGTGTCGGACATGGACAAGGAGGCCGCCCACGATAGTCCCAAATCCAATGAGGACGACTCGGACAGCGAACGAGCCAAGTCCGACGACGGCAAAGACGGCAAACGACGAGGCCCACGGACCACAATCAAGGCCAAGCAATTGGAGGTGCTCAAGAACGTGTTCGCCCAAACACCCAAACCCACCCGACATATGCGCGAGCAACTGGCCAAAGAGACCGGGTTGCCCATGCGAGTGATCCAAGTTTGGTTCCAGAACAAGCGAAGCAAAGAGAAGCGCATGCATCAAATGCGATTCTTGCCCCGAGGTCCGTTCTTGCCGCCCAATGGCCGACGATTTGCTCCGGGATTCTGTCTCCCTCCCAATGCCGTGGTGTTTGACAACTACAACCCTTCGTGTGGTGGCCAGTATCCTCCACGATCCGACTTCAACAATCAAACGTATCATGCAGTTCATATGAATCAAGATTTTGGCCATACCGGTATGGACACCCATCTTCAACTGGTTTCCAACTCGAATCCCTATCCGTCTCCACCTCCACAAGCCCATGACTTTCCATCCCCAGGGCACCAAATGCAATTGAATGAAGAGAGTACCTTCATTTCAGAGATGGGCTATCCTTCACCGCCATTAATCCAAGAAGATGCCTATCAACCACCGCAAATATCAGTATTGTAA